The Coffea arabica cultivar ET-39 chromosome 1e, Coffea Arabica ET-39 HiFi, whole genome shotgun sequence genome has a window encoding:
- the LOC113709796 gene encoding delta(12)-fatty-acid desaturase FAD2-like codes for MKHTGTVSTMGAEGRTSAPTTRTVQTKNPINRAPHSKPPFTISDIRKAIPPHCFKKSLLRSFSYLVHDLTLVFLFYYIATTYFHLLPSPYNYLAWPIYWILQGCVFLGVWVIAHECGHHAFSDYQWMDDTVGFILHSALMVPYFSWKYSHRRHHSNIGSIEHDEVFVPKPKSEIEWYYKYLNNSPGRVITLAITLVLGWPLYLAINASGRQYDRFASHYDPYSPIYNACERLQIYISDVGVIVTIYVLYHSALAKGLAWLICIYVLPLLILNGIIVFITYLHHTHTSLPHYDSSEWDWLRGALATVDRDYGVLNKVFHNITDTHVAHHLFSTMPHYHAVEATEAMKPILGEYYQFDGTPVYKAMWREAKECLYVERGEEIKGVFWYKNKL; via the coding sequence ATGAAGCACACAGGCACTGTATCAACAATGGGAGCCGAAGGCCGCACGTCAGCTCCAACAACCAGGACTGTACAAACGAAAAACCCCATCAATAGAGCCCCACACTCGAAGCCTCCCTTCACCATCAGTGATATCAGGAAAGCCATTCCACCTCACTGCTTTAAGAAATCACTCCTCCGCTCATTCTCCTATCTTGTTCATGACCTGACCTTGGTCTTTCTCTTCTACTACATTGCAACAACTTATTTCCATCTCCTTCCTTCTCCATACAACTATCTTGCCTGGCCTATTTACTGGATTCTTCAGGGCTGTGTTTTTCTTGGAGTTTGGGTCATTGCCCACGAATGCGGTCACCATGCATTCAGCGACTACCAATGGATGGATGACACAGTTGGTTTTATCCTCCATTCTGCTCTTATGGTCCCCTACTTCTCGTGGAAATACAGCCATCGCCGCCACCACTCCAACATTGGATCAATCGAACATGACGAAGTCTTTGTGCCCAAGCCAAAGTCCGAAATAGAGTGGTACTACAAGTACCTGAACAACTCTCCTGGCAGAGTCATCACTCTGGCAATCACACTTGTATTGGGTTGGCCCTTGTACTTGGCCATCAATGCTTCAGGCAGACAATATGATCGTTTCGCAAGCCATTATGATCCTTATAGTCCAATCTATAATGCTTGCGAGAGGCTTCAAATCTACATTTCCGATGTTGGTGTCATTGTAACAATTTATGTGCTTTATCACAGCGCACTAGCAAAAGGGCTAGCCTGGCTTATATGCATCTATGTGCTACCGTTGCTCATTCTAAATGGAATCATTGTTTTCATCACATATCTGCACCACACTCACACTTCATTGCCACACTATGATTCATCTGAGTGGGATTGGCTGAGGGGCGCTCTGGCAACCGTTGATAGAGATTATGGTGTCTTGAACAAGGTTTTCCATAACATCACAGACACACATGTGGCTCATCATCTCTTTTCAACAATGCCACATTATCATGCAGTGGAGGCAACTGAAGCAATGAAGCCAATTCTGGGAGAGTATTACCAATTTGATGGCACTCCTGTCTACAAAGCAATGTGGAGGGAGGCAAAAGAGTGTCTTTATGTTGAGCGAGGTGAAGAAATCAAGGGTGTTTTTTGGTACAAGAATAAGCTTTGA